GTAATCTTATTACTCAAATTTATGTAGATGATATTATTTTCGGAAGTTCTAACTCTGTGTTATGTGAAGAATTTGTTGATACTATGAAAGGAGAATTCGAAATGAGCATGGTGGGAGAGCTGAATTTCTTCCTTGGGTTACAAATCAAGCAATCTTCCAAAGGAATCTTCATCAGCCAAACCAAATACATAAAGGAGCTTATTAAAAAGTTTGGTATGGAGAATGCAAAGCCTAGTGAAACTTTAATGAGTCGGTCAACAATTCTTGAAGAAGACAAAGACAGAAAAAGTATCGATGAAACTATGTATAAAGGAATGATTGGATCCCTTCTATATCTCACGGCTATTCAACCAGATATAATGTTCAATGTTTGTATGTGTGCAAGATTTCAGTCGGCTCCAAAGGAATCTCATTGACCACGGTAAAACACATCATTAGATATCTTATTGGGACCACTGAATTGGGTTTACGTTATCCTCATTATAACAATTTTGATCTGAAAGGTTTTTCAGATGCAGACTTTGCAGGTGATAGGATTGATAAGAAAAGCACTAGTGGCACATGTCAACTACTCGAAATGCACTAATttcttggcatagcaagaaataAAATTGTGTTGCATTGTCAACTACTAAAGTAGAGTATTTAGCTGTTAGAAGCTGTTGCACTCAAATTCTCTGGATTATGCATCAACTTCTTGACTATGATCTCTATTTTACTTCTACTCCTATTTTATGCGATAACACGAGTGTTATTTGCCTATCAAAAACTTATGTACATCATTCCAGGGAAAAGCATATAGAAATTAAGCATTATTTTATTCATGATCATATTGCTAAAGGTGATATAGTGTTAGAATTTATTAATACTGAGTCTGAACTTGctaatatttttacaaaacctcttTTGGAAGAACGTTTTTTCTTACTGCGTAGTAAGATTGGAATCCTGCCTATTGTGTGAAAAAATCCTTTTAATATTTGCAATTTTTTTTAATCCCTTTTATAAGTTTGCTTAATTTATAGGCTTCATTAATTTAATGTGAGTGTAATTATTACCTTCCATTGGTGCCGCCGAAGCAACTCCTTAGAAATGTCATTTCAATTTGTTCCTAACCCTTCCTCTAACCAATGCAATCCTTCAATCTTCCAAGTGGCTAAATAAGTATCCCCTATTCTCTCATTCCTTCTCACTTCTAACCAAACTTCTCTACCATGGCTAAGAATAACCTCTCATCTTTCACTGTCATAAGACGAAGCAGACGGTTCCAAAAGACTCAAAACCCTAAAGAAACTGTCGATCTTGAGTCATCCCTTGACTCAGACACTCTCAAAATTGATAATGAGAGTAGTGACTCATCGGAGGATCAAAAGCTAAGACAGTAAAAAAGTCGGGAGGAGACCCATGGATCAAACCCTCAAAAGGCCTGCATGCAAGAAGGGGAAAGTGGAAAACACTGATTTTGGGTATGAAGACAAATTAAACTTCTACGGTCTAACTGAGAAATCGAGGTTTGAATATTATAAGTCAATATCTATGGCTTATGGGCGCTCTGTAAGTATCTCTCTTATGAAGGATGTTCACTATGATGTTGTTTCAATTTTTGACTTTCAACACCTTTCTCCTCTGTTTGATATTGTTGGAAATACTATGTATGAAGAACCTGTGCGAATGTTCTATGCCAATCTATTTTTGAATGACAAAGATGACTTGGAGTCAATGGTTCTAGGTACTCGTATTGTTCTTTATGCATATCAATTCTTGATATTTTTTTTTGCTAAGTTTCATGGTTATGATGTGTTTGTTCAAAACTCCTGGCCAAAAGATTTTAAAGTGTCCCTAGAATAGCTAAAAGCTTTCTTGTCTGAAAACCCCCTCGATATCAGTCCTAAAAGTCTTAAGTTTGAACATCGTGTATTAGCTCACATGATTTCTACTACTGTTCTTCCTAAGACTCGATCTTTCAGCACTTTAACCACTAGGGATATTTTTGTCTTGTACTATCTTGTGAACAACAAAAGACTTGACTAGTTTGTGTCGATTTGTTAGTACATGTTTGAAAGTATTAGAGACATATCATCCTCCTCTACTTGTTTACCTTATGGCTTGCTTATCTCACATATTCTAGAAGTAATGAAGGTTGATCTGGCACCTTTTTCTCCTAAGTTTATCTCAAGTTCCTATGATAAGACATCTTTTGCTATGGTGAGCTACACTTTAAGTGAAGATGGATGGGTTAGATGTGCCAAGATTGGAGGCACTCCAGTACAGGTTGAGCCAACCACTGAACCACCAGAGACTCAGTCGATTGCTGCCAACAACTTACAGCAAATTCAGCAAGGACTGGATGAAGTAAAGACCATGATCATTTCCATGAAAGAACAGGTAGACAAGATCAGAGATGTCACTAAAAACATAGTATAGATGTGGATAAGCTCAGGATGGACATGGGAGCCACATAGAGATAAGGAATCAGGACATTCTACTCCATGACAAAGAAAATGGACAAACTCACCAAAGAAGTTGAAACCTCCTATGACTCTTTCTGCACCAAAGTGATCAATACCATGAAATACTTTCAAGGGAGGAACTGAGGCCCACTATGTGTGTGTGTTTAAATACAATTTCTTTTGGTactattttgtttttgtttttttgctTTGATCTATAAGAACCATTATTATATGCCTCAGTTGAAGGTATAATATCTGCTACCTTATATGCTATGCTTATTATCTGCGACATTACATGTTATTTTCTGTCTATATCTTCTACTTtctttttgattgatgtcaaagggGGAGAAGCATTAGAGTAATGCAGAGCATCAACTCGGGGAGAGCATCAAAATTCAGGTGTGCTCAAAATCAAGGGGAGCCTTCCCTAAAAAGGGAAGTGTGTTATGTTTACTCCTGTTGATTGTCATCATAAAAAAGAGGGAGATTTATACACCTAAGTTTTAatgatgacaataatacaaaTCTAATCTATTCTACTTGATTGTAGGAAATCAGGATGACAATGCTATCAACGGGAAATAAGATCAAGTACAACTGATATGGGGAAGCCAGTTTGTAAATTAAGGAGAATTATGGAAAAAGGAATCAGAAGATTCTGGTGATTGATTAATCAAGCCAAGTCGCAAATCACACCTTTAATCAGGAACGCGAATAGGAAATAGATCATTGAATCCAGCCCATCCTGTAAGGGGGATTCAGAGGCAACCCTTGGATCAAATCTCTTAAAATATTCTTGCCTCAATCAATGGTCAATCTGCAACGTCTTATTCAAAAATAAGATTACAAGATCTCAAGACTCTCATACAAGAAGGCTAGAAGACAGAAGAAGAAGCTACGTAACTTAATACATGTTTCTATATCTTTCTAGTTCTTAGTACAAATACTGTATTAGAAAACAAAACAAGAGTTGTGTCAAGTTTAGAAAAACACTGTTGCTAAATATTGTTAGTGGTGAACGAACTAAAATCACTACTGCACAATTTACTTCTGCGGCAAATCGTTTAGTTGATATATTTTCGGCATCATAATTTTATTTTCTGTTTTCAAGCTAGCTAGCTAAAGCCTTctatagttaataaaaaaaagaagagaagcaATTTTCAATCAATACTTTAAATCTTGTTGCTACTCCATCATTTTAAATAAAGCAACGCAAATAAATGTAAAAATGTCACACCAAAGGAACAGCTATGTCATGGGATTCAATAGTTTATTTATATACAAAAGAATATTGGTTTTACTCTTTTACACTGTGTGAAAGGAGATCAATCCCCTTCACTAAAGGTTATGGGAATAATAAAGAGGGCGGTGGTAGCATAGGAATAAAGCTGACCAGGCCAAATCTCAAGAGAAGTGTAGAGAGTTACTGGATTCTCTTAGAATACGTGTAGAAAGTGACCGATTCTTTAATAAAGAATGAACCGATGAGATTATAAGTTCCTGTTTCCATTTTCTTTATCAAGATATTCTTAGGTACTAAAATTATTCTGAAGTGATAAAAAAGCATAAAAACACAAAAATCAAGACAAGGTCATGGTATAAGTGGAGGTCCTATTCTCATTCTTGTATCTTCcaccttaatatatatatatatattgttgtaaCACACAAACCAGTTAAGTCAAAATTGCAAGGATTTCCattagaaaaaaagaaaagaaaggaaatggaGATGTTGGGACTTCTTAAAATAAGAGTGCAGAGAGGCACTAATCTGCCACTCAAAGATACATTTCACAGTGATCCTTATGTTGTTGTCACCATGGGTGAACAGGTATATGTTAATTCATGATTTCTGCTCTTTGACATGTTAGGTATCGGTTATGACTTGTGATCGACAAAGGCGGATCAAGGATTGTTCGACCTTGTGCTGAACTCGTTGTATTGTTAAAAATATGGGTGCAGATCTTATATTTGTTATGATTTCAGTAGGTTTTTACATCAGTATATATTTATACTTCGTGTTGGAAGTACTGGGTTATGAACACATAGCTAGAATTCTATATTCGCCTCTGATTGATTGAGTACTGATGTTCTGCAATTATCTAACAGCGAGTGAAGACTAGTTGTAAGAAGAACAACTGCAACCCTGTTTGGAATGATGAATTGACACTTGCACTGAAATATCCAAATGTTCCAGTTGTTTTAGTAAGTATTCTCTATCATTTCTTCTTCATATGTTATTTGCCACTCCTGTTATAAAAGGTTTGACTTAGATCGAAAGTGATCTTGTAAGGTTGAAAAGTTAACTGGGCCTAAGATACCTGATAAAGTATGTGCTTTTACGCGTAGATACACTAATTCAATTTCTAATATGAGGATGGTGTTATTTCAGACTGTGTATGACAAAGATACATTTAGTAAAGATGacaaaattggggaagcagagatAGACATCAAACCATATCTGGAAGCTTTGAATATGAGCAATCAATGCCTTCCGAATGGCGTCGAAGTTGACAGAGTTCAGCCAAACAGAGACAATTGCCTGGCTAAAGAAAGCTGCATTATATGGGAAAATGGTAAAATGATACAAGACATGACCCTTATGCTGCAAAATGTGGAATGTGGTGAAGTAAAAGTGCAAATTGAGGTGATCCCTAAAAGGATCTCTGATGATGCATTCTTCCCATAATCTTGCTTAGTAGTTGGTTACTTGGTTATGTGCAAGTCTTGGAATGAGCCTTTTATTAGGTCATTCTAATTGATAAATGTGCAAATCTTAGTTGGGATTTGCTAGGCTTTATGTAATAAATACAGGACCATCCTAATTTTGTTGTAATAAAATTACTTTGTCAGACAATGGAATTTAATGTAATCCTAATTTTATGTAATTTAAACTGTAACAGGGTCATCCTAGTTTTGTTGTAATAAAAATGGTTGTTTCTGAAAGTGATTAgtaattggaccatgaaattgaCTCTTAAGGATGGATTCCCTAGAGCTTACCAAGATCTATCAGAATTCAGATGGCCACTTTTATCTAATGGCCACTTTTATGATAATAACCTTTCTCCCCTATCCTAAACCTTGCAGGTTGAAAATACAATGAACTAGTTATTGAGTATTCAATGATCATCAAAGTATTTGGTATAATAGATGAGATCTCTCGACTCTCAATTTTGAGAATCGAGAAAACCCTGGTAACGCTTCTACTTAAATGACCCAATGTAAATTCAAATTAATCATGTTAATAAGTTCTTTATATCAGATATTTAAACCAAAAAAAAGTATTAAATGGAATACTAATGTTAGCGTTTGGGCTTGATTCGTGGTGGATTATCGCACAAGGCCTTCCATGATTTTTTGAAGTTGgaatgcaattttttttttttttttggaaagcaATTATTTAAAGttgaaaatggaaaacaaaattGGTAGTGTTTTGTTTGGAAAGTTGTAGGTTTTTACATAAAAAGAAAATTATGGATGTTGAGaatttgtgggaaatatttgaaGATTCGGAGAGAGATCTACAGAATGGTCGATCATAAGTTCACATCTTGTGAGACCAAAATATGTTGTGCACATCACacaaaagatggaaatctcaagGTAGAGGCTACTTGTGAATATATCTGGATGTTGATGAGTTCTTTTGAAGATATTAATATCGTATATATTCTTTAAATGACGGAATATGCTAGTTCATAATTAgctaaattttctatttttgctTTTACACAGGGTCACTTGAGATTTTGCATCCTCGGACTTATTGAGATATGCTGTAATATAGTAAAAATTTCACgacaaaaaaaaaacttatagTAATACACGTTCAAGATACAACTTGAATTCAAAAact
This region of Nicotiana tomentosiformis chromosome 4, ASM39032v3, whole genome shotgun sequence genomic DNA includes:
- the LOC104116945 gene encoding protein C2-DOMAIN ABA-RELATED 7-like, translating into MEMLGLLKIRVQRGTNLPLKDTFHSDPYVVVTMGEQRVKTSCKKNNCNPVWNDELTLALKYPNVPVVLTVYDKDTFSKDDKIGEAEIDIKPYLEALNMSNQCLPNGVEVDRVQPNRDNCLAKESCIIWENGKMIQDMTLMLQNVECGEVKVQIEVIPKRISDDAFFP